The following proteins are co-located in the Fodinibius salicampi genome:
- a CDS encoding ABC transporter ATP-binding protein — MNDKFLLSCTDLTIRFGDETVLNEFSFDIPKNKHTVLRGESGSGKSTLLKLLLGFLKLTDGAIKYNNGKTAHEIRQDTAWLPQDLDLGDGTVKEVINYPFRFSTNNMQRPDLQTSQSVLSKLGLQTGTITKMFRDLSTGQRQRVGLAVCHLLNKPILLLDEPTSALDNVSKQHVFDLLLEHTNKTIISTSHDPFWIERADNVIPLPLN; from the coding sequence ATGAATGATAAATTCCTTTTATCCTGTACGGATCTGACTATTCGGTTCGGAGATGAGACCGTGCTTAATGAGTTCAGCTTTGATATCCCAAAAAACAAACATACAGTGCTTAGAGGTGAATCCGGATCAGGCAAAAGCACTTTGCTAAAGCTCTTACTGGGATTTCTGAAACTCACAGATGGCGCAATCAAGTACAACAACGGCAAGACAGCACATGAAATACGGCAGGATACCGCCTGGCTTCCCCAGGATTTAGATCTGGGTGACGGAACGGTTAAAGAGGTTATAAATTATCCCTTTCGGTTTTCCACTAATAATATGCAGCGTCCCGATCTACAGACCAGTCAATCAGTTTTATCAAAACTTGGGCTTCAAACAGGTACCATAACAAAAATGTTTAGAGACTTATCCACTGGTCAGCGCCAGCGAGTTGGACTTGCGGTCTGCCACCTGCTTAACAAACCGATTCTTTTGCTGGATGAACCCACTTCAGCCCTCGATAACGTCTCAAAACAACATGTTTTCGATCTATTGCTTGAACATACAAATAAAACGATTATTTCTACTTCCCATGATCCTTTCTGGATTGAACGCGCCGATAACGTTATACCTCTACCTCTGAACTAA
- a CDS encoding S9 family peptidase, whose translation MTINKNISHMTSYRLQWVSLILIALLMPIMVVGQEQSEGLTPEELTKIEQVGEVELSDSGELVAYTLSKQADPYEKNKPAQNHLYVRDLSSEESLPYVTTMSVSEIAFRPNEESITFLGKRSGDERNGIFEISISGGEAQKIFSFKQDIASYSWGPDGNHLAFMAPDTAKEPESDLPYQPEIYEENLTQRRGFVTNIAKEGHQPHQLQVNGSVYQMHWSPNGKRLAIAVAPTPLVDDYYMSQQVKIVNLRGSEVYTEVDHEGKLGDIAWSPDGSRLAMIAGADIHDPIDGRLFVVSAEDGSVTQLQPQLEQKFEQFEWIDNNTIQYLTSEGVWSNYGSINVDGTGMETIVDVEEPNITSFDRAEDGTVVFSASSSKHPRELFSLKSGETQRLTNSNPWLDEVALGQQKVVKWTANDGTELQGVLVYPLNYEKGTKYPMITTVHGGPEAHYDHGWVTSYSDPGQVAAAQGYFVFYPNYRGSTGRGEDFAKSSQGDLAGAEFDDIVAGVDELVSVGLVDETKIGVTGGSYGGYATGWMSTRYTDKFAAGVMFVGISNNISKWGTSDIPEELYLVHARERIWNDYQDFLERSPIYYTGQADTPLLIMHGKNDTRVSPSQSYEMYRHIKTRTNTPVRLVLYPGEGHGNVNATARYDYNLRMMRWFNTYLKGEGEEKPDDQLQLQDTITNN comes from the coding sequence ATGACTATTAATAAAAATATTAGCCATATGACGTCTTATCGATTACAGTGGGTATCCCTTATTCTGATTGCACTGCTAATGCCAATTATGGTTGTTGGCCAGGAGCAATCAGAAGGATTAACGCCAGAAGAGCTTACAAAAATTGAGCAGGTTGGAGAGGTTGAGCTTTCTGACTCGGGAGAGCTGGTCGCTTATACACTAAGTAAACAGGCTGATCCCTATGAAAAGAACAAGCCTGCGCAGAATCATCTCTATGTACGGGACTTATCCTCTGAAGAATCTCTGCCCTACGTTACTACAATGAGCGTGAGTGAAATTGCTTTCCGACCGAATGAAGAAAGTATTACTTTCTTAGGAAAACGTTCGGGTGATGAACGGAATGGAATTTTTGAAATATCAATTTCCGGAGGGGAAGCACAGAAAATATTTTCATTTAAACAGGATATAGCCTCTTATTCATGGGGACCGGATGGGAATCATTTAGCCTTTATGGCACCGGATACAGCTAAAGAGCCGGAATCTGACTTGCCCTACCAACCGGAAATATATGAAGAAAATCTTACGCAGCGGCGTGGATTTGTTACCAATATAGCTAAAGAAGGCCACCAACCACATCAGCTCCAGGTTAATGGTTCTGTTTATCAAATGCATTGGAGTCCCAATGGAAAAAGGCTGGCCATTGCAGTTGCTCCAACTCCATTGGTGGATGATTATTATATGAGTCAGCAGGTAAAGATTGTGAATCTTCGTGGCAGCGAAGTATATACAGAGGTAGACCACGAAGGAAAGTTGGGAGATATCGCATGGAGTCCGGATGGCAGCCGATTGGCAATGATTGCCGGAGCCGATATTCACGATCCCATTGACGGACGTCTGTTTGTGGTTTCAGCAGAAGATGGATCTGTTACACAGCTTCAGCCACAACTTGAACAAAAATTTGAACAGTTTGAATGGATTGATAATAATACGATTCAATATCTAACAAGCGAAGGGGTGTGGTCGAACTATGGAAGTATCAATGTGGATGGTACTGGTATGGAAACCATCGTTGATGTGGAAGAGCCTAATATTACTTCTTTTGACCGTGCAGAAGATGGAACGGTGGTATTCTCGGCAAGCTCTTCCAAGCATCCACGCGAATTGTTTAGCCTTAAGTCTGGCGAAACACAGCGCTTAACCAATAGTAATCCTTGGTTAGATGAAGTTGCACTTGGACAGCAAAAGGTAGTGAAATGGACTGCGAATGATGGGACAGAACTGCAGGGAGTGCTCGTATATCCACTTAATTATGAAAAGGGAACGAAATATCCGATGATTACAACGGTACATGGAGGTCCCGAAGCCCATTATGATCATGGCTGGGTAACCAGCTATTCAGACCCGGGTCAGGTAGCAGCAGCGCAGGGATATTTTGTATTTTATCCTAATTACAGAGGAAGTACCGGACGCGGTGAAGATTTTGCCAAAAGCAGCCAGGGCGATCTGGCCGGTGCTGAGTTCGATGATATTGTAGCGGGTGTAGATGAATTGGTTAGTGTTGGACTAGTGGATGAGACGAAAATAGGAGTCACCGGAGGATCATACGGTGGCTATGCTACCGGCTGGATGTCCACTCGTTATACCGACAAGTTTGCCGCGGGCGTAATGTTTGTGGGTATCAGTAATAACATATCCAAATGGGGTACGAGTGATATCCCGGAAGAATTATATTTGGTTCATGCACGTGAACGTATTTGGAATGACTATCAGGACTTTTTGGAGCGGAGCCCGATATACTATACGGGACAGGCGGACACCCCTTTACTCATTATGCATGGAAAGAACGATACAAGGGTAAGCCCAAGTCAGTCGTACGAAATGTATCGACATATAAAAACCCGTACTAATACGCCGGTCCGATTAGTATTGTATCCCGGCGAGGGACATGGAAATGTGAATGCAACAGCCCGCTATGATTACAATCTTCGTATGATGCGTTGGTTTAATACCTATCTGAAAGGCGAGGGCGAAGAAAAACCTGATGATCAATTACAACTTCAGGATACCATAACCAATAACTGA
- a CDS encoding ABC transporter permease: MDIIDLSWTQLAIAFVILLLPAWILWKYRTGLNKKLLTASLRMVLQLLFVGYYLEYLFEYDNPWINAAWIMIMVIVADFATIDRSGLKRKMSLLIPIFAATFLGIIVIDLFFLEAVIQLPKFLAAQYAIPITGMVLGNCLRSNVIGINAFYYSLSNHKERYQFYLACGASRTEALESFISEALKKSANPTLASMATIGLVSLPGMMTGQILSGSSPLIAIKYQIMIMVAIFSGTILSVFLSIRLTNFFVFEDTDMLDESILKK; this comes from the coding sequence ATGGATATCATAGATCTCTCCTGGACCCAACTTGCAATTGCCTTTGTCATCTTATTGCTGCCGGCTTGGATTCTCTGGAAATACCGTACCGGACTTAATAAAAAATTGCTTACTGCTTCCCTCCGAATGGTATTGCAGCTACTATTTGTGGGATATTATCTGGAATATCTTTTTGAGTATGACAATCCCTGGATTAATGCCGCTTGGATTATGATTATGGTTATTGTCGCAGATTTTGCAACTATCGATCGGAGCGGGCTAAAACGAAAAATGTCGCTACTGATCCCCATTTTTGCAGCCACCTTTTTGGGAATTATTGTGATCGACCTCTTCTTTTTAGAGGCCGTTATTCAGCTTCCAAAATTCTTGGCAGCACAGTATGCCATTCCTATTACAGGTATGGTTTTAGGCAACTGTCTTCGCAGCAACGTCATTGGTATTAACGCCTTTTACTACAGTCTTAGCAACCACAAGGAGCGCTACCAATTTTATCTTGCTTGCGGGGCCAGTCGTACCGAAGCACTGGAATCATTTATCAGCGAAGCTCTTAAAAAATCTGCAAATCCTACATTGGCTTCAATGGCAACAATTGGTCTTGTTTCTCTTCCGGGAATGATGACCGGTCAAATTCTGAGTGGTAGCTCTCCACTGATCGCTATTAAATATCAAATTATGATTATGGTAGCGATCTTCTCAGGAACCATCTTATCGGTATTTCTGAGTATTCGTCTTACAAATTTCTTTGTATTTGAGGATACCGATATGCTTGACGAATCCATCCTCAAGAAATAG
- a CDS encoding helix-turn-helix domain-containing protein codes for MAQQQHFHIKNMVCSHCAEVLETKLREAGFDIQHIELGELTLDQPISAEEYEQLVTVVRDNGFDLINDEAGQTVEQIKQLIIQLVRGEQQLDGNLSEFLSQHIHKDYQQLSRLFSSVEGKSIERYYILQKIERAKELIVYGEQSLSEIAFNLDYSSQQHFSRQFKKETGLAPSHFKEIKENKRTPIDQL; via the coding sequence ATGGCACAACAACAGCATTTTCATATCAAAAACATGGTGTGCAGCCACTGTGCCGAGGTGTTGGAGACCAAGCTCCGGGAAGCCGGATTTGATATCCAGCATATTGAACTCGGTGAGCTGACACTGGATCAACCGATTTCCGCTGAGGAATATGAGCAGCTCGTTACCGTCGTTCGCGATAATGGCTTTGATCTTATCAATGATGAAGCCGGACAAACGGTAGAACAGATCAAGCAGCTTATCATCCAGCTGGTGCGGGGCGAACAGCAGCTGGATGGCAATCTTTCTGAGTTTCTTTCCCAACACATCCACAAAGATTACCAACAGCTGAGCCGACTATTTTCCAGCGTAGAGGGAAAGTCTATAGAACGCTATTATATTCTTCAGAAAATTGAACGAGCCAAAGAACTCATTGTCTACGGAGAACAATCACTCAGTGAGATCGCCTTCAATCTGGATTATAGTAGTCAGCAGCACTTTTCACGCCAATTTAAGAAAGAAACCGGACTCGCTCCCTCTCATTTTAAGGAGATCAAGGAAAATAAACGCACTCCTATCGATCAGCTGTAA
- a CDS encoding heavy metal translocating P-type ATPase: protein MFSFINKYKEAVISAVLLAGALITEYGFSFDGRAYLYLPLYGLSYLSVGGPVWIKAFKSIQNGTIFSEFMLMGIATVGAFAIGEYAEGVAVMLFYMIGEYAQHGAVQRARGSVEALIDQQPEIATVERDGSTEQISPSEVEIGEIIRVKPGEKVPLDGELLTGEASFNTAALTGESKPISRHEGEEVWAGSINRDRPVRIRVTEAYENTQLSKILTMVREASQRKAPTQRFMTRFAKVYTPAVVWLAVALTFVPWLIVENYIFEEWLYRALIFLVVSCPCGLVISIPLGYFGGIGAASRNGILFKGSDFMDRLRNLDALFFDKTGTLTEGKFKVQDIHSFNGISNEGLLQLAAALEQQSTHPIGKAIVEQANGNTLPKVSDQQEVSGMGITGLVNNQRLAVGNKKLMQKEGIALPSSQHFNESYSLVHIGIDGKYAGSISIADQLKEDTQEAVHQLRELGIENLVMLSGDKQSVVDDIANQLNLKEAFGELLPDDKYRYLEQRLDPQKVIGYVGDGINDAPVITLADIGIAMGGMGSDATIETADVVIQTDQLSKIPTAINIANFTHRVIWQNIGFALGIKILVMTLAFFGLATMWEAIFADVGVALIAIANAIRIQHHFTDEKITYRTSVSANQNKESEELSCCQNC from the coding sequence ATGTTTTCCTTTATCAATAAATATAAAGAAGCTGTTATCAGTGCGGTGCTTCTGGCAGGAGCACTGATCACTGAATACGGCTTTTCTTTCGATGGACGCGCTTACCTCTATCTTCCACTATATGGACTTTCATATTTATCGGTTGGGGGACCCGTCTGGATAAAAGCCTTTAAATCTATTCAAAATGGCACCATATTCAGTGAATTTATGCTGATGGGAATTGCAACTGTTGGGGCCTTTGCCATTGGTGAATATGCAGAAGGCGTGGCTGTAATGTTATTCTATATGATCGGGGAATATGCCCAGCATGGGGCGGTTCAGCGTGCCCGAGGGTCGGTTGAAGCGTTAATTGATCAACAGCCAGAAATTGCTACCGTTGAACGCGATGGTTCCACCGAACAAATCTCGCCTTCTGAAGTGGAAATTGGAGAAATTATTCGGGTTAAACCCGGCGAAAAGGTACCGCTTGATGGAGAACTCCTGACCGGGGAAGCCTCTTTTAATACGGCTGCGCTGACAGGCGAATCCAAGCCTATAAGTCGTCATGAAGGAGAAGAAGTATGGGCCGGATCCATTAACAGGGATCGGCCGGTACGTATTCGCGTAACGGAAGCCTACGAAAATACCCAGCTTTCCAAAATTCTAACGATGGTCCGGGAAGCCTCGCAACGCAAGGCTCCGACTCAGCGTTTTATGACAAGATTTGCTAAAGTGTACACGCCTGCCGTAGTATGGCTGGCGGTCGCGCTGACTTTTGTACCCTGGCTGATAGTGGAAAACTATATTTTCGAAGAATGGCTCTATCGGGCTCTCATCTTCCTGGTGGTTTCCTGCCCCTGCGGATTGGTTATCTCCATACCGCTGGGTTATTTTGGAGGTATCGGTGCGGCATCCAGAAACGGGATTCTCTTTAAAGGATCAGACTTTATGGACCGGCTCCGAAACCTCGATGCCCTCTTTTTTGATAAAACCGGCACCCTGACCGAAGGTAAATTTAAAGTACAGGATATACATTCCTTCAATGGAATATCGAATGAAGGGTTATTGCAACTGGCTGCAGCCCTGGAACAGCAATCTACCCATCCCATCGGGAAAGCTATTGTAGAACAGGCCAATGGAAATACCCTACCTAAGGTTTCCGATCAACAGGAAGTATCGGGAATGGGCATAACAGGACTTGTTAATAATCAGCGACTTGCCGTGGGAAACAAAAAATTAATGCAAAAGGAAGGAATTGCGCTCCCGTCTTCCCAGCATTTCAACGAATCATATAGTCTTGTGCATATCGGCATAGATGGCAAGTATGCAGGAAGCATATCAATAGCAGATCAATTAAAAGAGGATACACAAGAAGCCGTTCATCAACTTCGCGAGCTTGGAATTGAAAATCTTGTAATGCTTTCCGGGGATAAACAATCTGTCGTAGATGATATCGCAAATCAGTTAAATTTGAAGGAGGCATTCGGTGAGCTTCTCCCAGATGATAAATATAGATATCTTGAACAACGATTGGACCCTCAAAAAGTCATTGGATATGTGGGTGATGGCATCAATGATGCACCGGTCATTACACTGGCTGACATAGGAATAGCCATGGGCGGAATGGGATCGGACGCAACGATTGAAACCGCAGATGTCGTTATTCAAACAGATCAGCTTTCGAAAATTCCCACTGCTATTAATATTGCTAATTTTACGCACCGGGTAATATGGCAAAATATTGGCTTTGCGTTAGGTATTAAGATCCTTGTGATGACACTTGCTTTCTTTGGTCTGGCTACCATGTGGGAGGCTATATTCGCTGATGTAGGCGTTGCTCTCATCGCCATTGCCAATGCAATCCGTATTCAGCATCATTTTACGGATGAAAAAATCACCTATCGTACATCTGTTTCTGCCAATCAGAATAAAGAAAGTGAAGAACTTAGCTGCTGCCAGAATTGCTAG
- a CDS encoding virginiamycin B lyase family protein, producing the protein MTKLISTLTAVLFVVSAFVFTDKSVESKADVSITEWEVPWEESRPRDPYVAPDGDIWFVGQRAHYVAEFDPDAEEFQKFDLEDGAGPHTVIVDDEGTPWYAGNRANHIGTVNPETGEINKYMMPDDNSARDPHTMAFNANGDIWFTSQGANSVGKLDVETGEPEIIEVQTQRARPYGIIMDNDMQRPWICLFGTNKLATVDPATMELTEIELPNEGARPRRLAQTSDGNIWYGDYSRGYIGRYNPKDESFEEWSMPSGEQSRPYAVTVDSEDRIWLVETGVSPNQFVGFDTSTEEFIGSTPIESGGGTVRHMVFHEPTNAIWFGTDTNYLGRAQIQ; encoded by the coding sequence ATGACTAAACTTATTTCAACGCTTACAGCTGTTTTGTTTGTTGTTTCGGCTTTTGTGTTTACTGATAAATCCGTGGAATCGAAGGCCGATGTTTCGATTACAGAGTGGGAGGTCCCGTGGGAAGAAAGCCGTCCCCGCGATCCCTATGTAGCTCCCGATGGTGATATCTGGTTTGTAGGTCAGCGCGCCCATTATGTGGCAGAATTTGATCCTGATGCAGAGGAGTTTCAGAAATTTGATCTGGAAGACGGGGCCGGACCCCATACCGTAATTGTTGATGATGAGGGTACTCCCTGGTATGCCGGTAACCGCGCCAATCATATTGGAACGGTCAACCCGGAAACGGGAGAGATCAACAAATATATGATGCCCGATGATAACAGCGCCCGCGATCCTCATACCATGGCATTTAATGCTAATGGCGATATCTGGTTTACCTCCCAGGGAGCTAACTCGGTAGGCAAACTGGATGTGGAAACCGGAGAACCTGAGATTATTGAAGTCCAGACTCAGCGTGCGCGTCCCTATGGAATTATTATGGATAACGATATGCAGCGTCCCTGGATTTGCCTCTTTGGAACCAACAAACTGGCTACAGTAGATCCGGCAACAATGGAGTTGACAGAGATCGAATTGCCTAATGAGGGTGCGCGTCCACGGCGATTAGCCCAGACCTCAGATGGTAATATTTGGTATGGAGATTATAGCCGCGGTTATATAGGACGTTATAACCCGAAAGACGAATCATTTGAAGAGTGGTCGATGCCCTCAGGGGAGCAGTCGCGCCCCTATGCCGTCACGGTTGACAGTGAAGATCGGATATGGCTGGTAGAAACGGGAGTAAGTCCCAATCAATTTGTGGGCTTCGATACCAGTACAGAAGAATTTATAGGTTCCACCCCTATTGAAAGCGGAGGAGGTACCGTACGCCACATGGTATTTCACGAGCCAACCAATGCTATTTGGTTCGGGACAGATACCAACTATTTGGGCCGTGCACAAATACAGTAA
- a CDS encoding Hsp20/alpha crystallin family protein: MDSSNTATKNRFSDILDEFMEDAFSMGRGRFVPELNVYETEKEFELTLALPGMSKDDIELSVENHTLTINGERIFEKESGRKYHRVESRFGKFERSLPLPDIIDVDNINATYENGVLTVTVPKLKEKAGRKIKVS; encoded by the coding sequence ATGGATTCATCCAACACTGCAACTAAAAATCGATTTTCCGATATACTCGATGAATTCATGGAAGATGCTTTTTCCATGGGTAGGGGCAGGTTTGTGCCTGAACTCAATGTCTATGAAACAGAAAAAGAGTTCGAGCTGACTCTGGCCCTACCGGGCATGAGCAAAGACGACATTGAGCTCAGTGTGGAAAATCATACACTTACCATAAACGGTGAGCGTATATTTGAAAAAGAAAGTGGGCGTAAGTATCATCGCGTTGAAAGTCGCTTTGGTAAGTTTGAACGCTCTCTGCCCCTTCCTGATATTATTGATGTAGATAATATCAATGCTACCTACGAGAATGGGGTTCTTACAGTAACCGTGCCTAAGCTGAAAGAAAAAGCTGGTCGTAAAATTAAAGTGTCATAA
- a CDS encoding DUF3095 domain-containing protein, with product MSPSQTTDFYKTLPVLETFFDASNAVNHHPIPKDWYVAISDISNSTQAIEEGRYKAVNIVGVSSIVAILNTTDRSAIPYIFGGDGAAFCFPPNMLSDARRVLATCRKIGREAYGLDLRASIIPVSYIQKNGSTIRVARYRVSNVYVQAVFSGGGLQYAEQLLKDTTKNDFSISSASANASSIDFSGLECRWQKVQPSQQKKVITLLIQANESHPHPEKIYNEVLHKMRAIFDFDEQTYPISASSLNMTMSVSELMGETRIRTFGKSWFQRIFYLLRAELQIVIGKLLMKFNYKTSATDWSLYKKDLTLNTDHRKFDDMLRLVISGTDKQLERMQFFLEKQFKDSNLAYGIHVSDAAIVTCMVNRYHRDHIHFVDGSDGGYVAASKELKTRLGSLRKG from the coding sequence ATGAGTCCCTCCCAAACAACTGATTTTTACAAAACACTCCCTGTCCTCGAAACTTTCTTTGATGCATCCAATGCTGTCAACCATCATCCAATACCTAAAGACTGGTATGTCGCCATTTCCGACATTTCAAATTCAACCCAGGCAATTGAAGAAGGAAGATACAAAGCAGTTAACATTGTGGGAGTATCTTCTATTGTAGCCATACTTAATACCACTGATCGGTCGGCTATTCCCTATATTTTCGGAGGCGACGGCGCGGCCTTTTGCTTCCCTCCAAACATGCTTTCCGATGCCCGAAGGGTCCTTGCCACCTGTCGGAAAATCGGGCGAGAAGCATACGGACTAGATCTAAGGGCTTCTATCATCCCAGTTTCTTATATCCAAAAAAATGGATCTACCATCAGGGTGGCTCGTTATCGCGTATCGAATGTCTATGTGCAGGCCGTTTTTTCCGGCGGGGGACTCCAATACGCCGAGCAACTTTTAAAAGATACGACAAAAAATGATTTCAGTATTTCTTCAGCCTCGGCGAATGCTTCTTCTATTGATTTTTCCGGCCTGGAATGCCGCTGGCAAAAAGTACAGCCTTCGCAACAGAAAAAAGTTATCACCCTTTTGATACAAGCCAATGAGTCTCATCCTCATCCTGAAAAGATTTATAATGAGGTTTTACACAAAATGCGTGCCATCTTTGACTTTGACGAACAAACGTACCCTATCTCTGCTTCCTCCCTGAATATGACGATGTCGGTTTCAGAACTCATGGGAGAAACCCGAATTCGAACCTTTGGGAAGAGTTGGTTTCAGCGCATCTTTTACCTTCTGCGCGCGGAACTCCAAATAGTGATTGGGAAACTGCTTATGAAATTCAACTATAAAACCTCAGCCACCGACTGGTCACTCTACAAAAAAGATCTTACACTCAATACCGATCATCGAAAATTTGACGATATGCTTCGGTTAGTTATCAGCGGAACGGATAAACAGCTAGAAAGAATGCAATTCTTTTTGGAAAAACAGTTTAAGGATTCGAATCTTGCTTATGGCATACATGTTAGTGATGCAGCTATCGTTACCTGCATGGTCAACCGTTACCACCGCGATCATATTCATTTTGTTGACGGTAGTGATGGAGGATATGTCGCGGCCTCCAAAGAACTAAAAACACGTTTAGGTTCTTTAAGGAAAGGTTAA
- a CDS encoding RNA 2'-phosphotransferase, which translates to METNLKSTSKFLSYVLRHHPEEIGLTVNENGWASVDELLDKARKYGKNIDRKLLEKLIEEGGGKKRFTFSEDQQYVRATYGHSIKVDLQLNPKTPPKVLYHGTAEKNLSSIIEKGLNAQSRNFVHLSVIEYDAHEVGSRHGSVAILAVESGIMHRDGYVFYQSESEPGIWLTKEVPPKFLNKL; encoded by the coding sequence TTGGAAACGAATCTTAAAAGCACCAGCAAGTTTTTGAGTTATGTACTCCGCCATCATCCCGAAGAAATTGGGTTGACAGTAAATGAAAACGGATGGGCCTCAGTTGATGAATTGCTGGACAAAGCTCGGAAGTATGGCAAGAACATTGACCGAAAGCTGCTGGAAAAGCTGATTGAAGAGGGAGGAGGCAAGAAGCGCTTTACTTTTAGTGAAGATCAGCAGTATGTACGGGCAACATATGGGCATTCAATTAAGGTAGACTTGCAACTTAATCCCAAAACGCCCCCTAAAGTATTGTATCACGGAACGGCTGAAAAGAATCTGTCTTCTATAATAGAAAAAGGCCTTAACGCCCAATCCCGAAATTTTGTTCATCTGTCGGTTATTGAATACGATGCACACGAAGTCGGATCACGCCATGGCTCTGTGGCTATTTTGGCTGTGGAATCAGGCATTATGCACCGTGATGGGTATGTCTTTTATCAATCTGAAAGTGAGCCTGGTATCTGGCTTACTAAAGAAGTGCCGCCAAAGTTTTTGAATAAGCTTTAA
- a CDS encoding DoxX family protein, which translates to MINRLKSSTLSEFVDAKTSAMILRVFVAFFMIYGHGFGKVMNVLSGNFQFLDPIGLGPEVSLVLAAFAEGICAFFVLIGFWTRLSSLIVTINMAVAVFLVHVAGGDGFGDMETAVLYLVLFGVIFLLGPGKFSVDKGS; encoded by the coding sequence ATGATAAATCGTCTTAAGTCGTCCACGTTGAGCGAATTTGTTGATGCAAAAACTTCAGCAATGATTCTGCGAGTTTTCGTTGCCTTCTTTATGATTTACGGGCACGGTTTTGGAAAAGTAATGAATGTGCTGAGTGGTAATTTCCAATTTTTGGATCCCATTGGCCTGGGGCCTGAAGTTTCCCTTGTGTTAGCAGCTTTTGCCGAAGGGATTTGTGCCTTTTTTGTACTTATTGGCTTTTGGACCCGCCTGTCATCTCTTATCGTGACGATAAATATGGCCGTAGCAGTCTTTTTGGTCCACGTTGCAGGTGGAGACGGTTTCGGAGATATGGAAACCGCTGTTCTTTATCTTGTATTATTCGGGGTAATCTTTCTTTTGGGACCCGGAAAGTTTTCCGTCGATAAAGGGAGTTAA
- a CDS encoding choice-of-anchor V domain-containing protein produces MTRLFVFPLLTLLMGLTLSEEPVFMGSHGNGAEIPYPEHLTGAFTGGFGEETCRSCHFDYDLNPGGGSLEITGIPAKISGKERIHIEITVEREALGAAGFQLSARYPNGQQAGSFDIAGKDRMMYSRTVPDSLEYVQHSEVATDPTEENSGSWTLTWVAPESVSGPVFFNIAANAANGDQSEFGDFIYAQEIKVHP; encoded by the coding sequence ATGACTCGATTGTTTGTGTTTCCATTGCTAACGCTGTTGATGGGCCTAACTTTATCCGAGGAACCTGTATTTATGGGTTCTCATGGTAATGGCGCAGAGATTCCATATCCAGAGCATTTGACCGGGGCATTTACCGGGGGATTTGGGGAGGAAACATGTCGTAGTTGTCACTTTGATTACGATTTGAATCCTGGCGGTGGCTCATTGGAAATTACCGGAATCCCTGCAAAGATCTCCGGGAAAGAGCGAATACATATTGAGATTACCGTAGAACGGGAAGCATTGGGAGCAGCGGGATTTCAGCTTTCGGCCCGGTATCCGAATGGACAACAAGCGGGGAGTTTTGATATAGCGGGAAAAGACAGAATGATGTATAGCAGGACCGTTCCGGATTCGCTGGAATATGTACAGCATTCTGAGGTGGCTACCGATCCAACTGAAGAGAACTCAGGTAGCTGGACGCTCACTTGGGTAGCGCCGGAATCTGTTTCAGGGCCTGTTTTTTTTAATATTGCAGCAAATGCGGCAAATGGCGATCAATCGGAGTTTGGGGATTTTATATATGCCCAGGAGATCAAAGTTCATCCATAA